Proteins co-encoded in one Methylobacterium sp. WL1 genomic window:
- a CDS encoding tubulin-like doman-containing protein, which produces MADARPAAETETLLKVRPTVFVALGGTGMEVLLRLRRRILQADWNGTRISALDQFPAASFLYFDTDTLEAREAGRAAATDTLSAKVAFREGETLQKAVNLARYQAERRSYPHIDSWLPARDLSRIDASKGAGQIRAIARLLFFDEVRNFTGRLTAKAGAVLANVSNEAQLRALGLDTSTDLRVVVVASVAGGTGSGAVIDAGYAISSLETPKRPDAVDLFLVLPSGYVGANKDRVFANGVATLSELEYAMRGNPEPPYVESWGDHARVSRGVERPFSDVYLFDTQNLADQRTGAIGDLYDMMADVLFEDFGNSEFSGRKRSTGVNQTQHKMRKWAPPSPDRAGRAALFSLNYSALGQAVLATRGSLEFEEHAARAGLGMVEAFFGVARGQGERSAERNIPTVEERDRFAADRLALRFSAFEAFPRVLQPAPPGIPEYDLVGTLLQRADGSSIQESVALGVEEAVDAIKAEIASPRDWAPNLRKAAERLRDDILGRTGSGAAYGPRGAEVLDVRAKLEAAWLSDRDGALPAAFYRLLDDQERGGLDYARALIEGVKDLIEADGGALARLTAAADTYARLADEMLAEHFSASLSRLDQVRPGLIFSHRRDAERYLEQAREDLRGSCVLRIRAVAAREGAELLRRVSASLGARTGRDPETGAARYDGLLGALNQGHEDVGRLMRELRLDIAEIRNAIERPSGGTFLVLPSGDLPDKIAVAPAEQLAWAREAFRAYGGSRAIFALLREEEPRADLLNAVREMARCRLGPHRARIPSALDALRELPPAKQRETLELMLLRCMPWIYARFDAFSPGGDQFKTILAVEGSRAFQAEFGPILRASLPPVLGAGEIGFLESSQRGRIVCYCELSGVPLDVLGPLRRDWRTAYAQELDRLDAIPLHNHKDYLRFPDPVAPSAEESDALRETLSLFLRAVCLGLLQRAPETGLWRFAFEPGDWRSVGSERTLRRKLFDRVQRAAIEAQLAEAEAALSPVQNLAMAALFAWTAKRAYAPRRETVNFDAEARVGGVGNAVAASLALRWRQAAVEAGGLPVDPDRLFDTLLARVEDWTKPISGSLSDVSAEEANRDPSDPPALRAVDKRVIEPAAFTTEALLRLASPAAPAPPPPPINLFYVYRDTVEGPFPLAELVAQARTGTLSATTQIHPQGGAWIAAGDHPALAPLLAPPPPPPPVR; this is translated from the coding sequence ATGGCTGATGCCCGGCCCGCCGCCGAGACCGAAACGCTTCTGAAGGTCCGCCCGACCGTGTTCGTGGCGCTTGGCGGCACCGGCATGGAGGTGCTGCTGCGCCTGCGTCGCCGGATCCTCCAGGCCGACTGGAACGGGACGCGGATCAGCGCCCTCGACCAGTTTCCGGCGGCGTCCTTCCTGTATTTCGACACCGACACCCTGGAGGCCCGCGAGGCCGGCCGGGCGGCGGCCACCGACACGCTCTCGGCCAAGGTCGCGTTCCGCGAGGGCGAGACCCTGCAGAAGGCCGTCAACCTCGCTCGCTACCAGGCCGAGCGGCGCAGCTATCCGCACATCGATTCCTGGCTTCCCGCTCGGGACCTGTCGCGCATCGACGCCTCGAAGGGTGCGGGCCAGATCCGCGCCATCGCGCGGCTGCTGTTCTTCGACGAGGTCCGCAATTTCACCGGCCGGCTCACCGCCAAGGCCGGCGCGGTGCTCGCCAACGTCTCGAACGAGGCGCAGTTGCGCGCGCTGGGCCTCGACACCTCAACCGACCTGCGCGTCGTCGTGGTGGCGTCGGTTGCCGGCGGCACCGGCTCGGGGGCGGTGATCGATGCCGGCTACGCGATCTCCTCGCTGGAGACGCCCAAGCGCCCGGACGCGGTCGACCTCTTCCTGGTCCTGCCCTCGGGCTATGTCGGGGCCAACAAGGACCGGGTCTTCGCCAACGGCGTGGCCACCCTGTCCGAACTCGAATACGCCATGCGGGGCAATCCGGAGCCGCCCTATGTCGAGAGCTGGGGCGACCACGCTCGGGTCTCCCGGGGGGTCGAGCGGCCGTTCAGCGACGTCTACCTGTTCGACACCCAGAACCTCGCCGATCAGCGCACAGGCGCGATCGGCGACCTCTACGACATGATGGCGGACGTGCTGTTCGAGGATTTCGGCAATTCCGAATTCTCCGGCCGCAAGCGCTCCACCGGGGTCAACCAGACCCAGCACAAGATGCGCAAATGGGCGCCGCCGAGCCCGGACCGCGCCGGCCGTGCCGCCCTGTTCTCGCTGAACTACTCGGCCCTGGGCCAGGCGGTTCTCGCCACCCGCGGCAGCCTCGAGTTCGAGGAGCACGCCGCCAGGGCGGGCCTCGGCATGGTGGAGGCGTTCTTCGGCGTCGCCCGCGGGCAAGGGGAGCGTTCGGCGGAGCGCAACATCCCCACCGTGGAGGAGCGCGACCGCTTCGCCGCCGACCGGCTCGCCCTGCGCTTCTCCGCCTTCGAAGCGTTTCCGAGGGTGCTCCAGCCGGCGCCGCCCGGCATCCCCGAATACGACCTCGTCGGCACGCTGCTGCAGCGGGCGGACGGCTCGTCGATCCAGGAATCGGTGGCGCTCGGCGTCGAGGAGGCGGTGGACGCGATCAAGGCCGAGATCGCCAGCCCCAGGGACTGGGCGCCGAACCTGCGCAAGGCAGCCGAGCGCCTGCGCGACGACATCCTGGGCCGCACCGGCTCGGGCGCCGCCTACGGTCCCCGCGGCGCCGAGGTGCTGGACGTGCGCGCCAAGCTCGAGGCGGCCTGGCTCTCCGACCGGGACGGCGCTCTGCCGGCCGCGTTCTATCGCCTCCTCGACGACCAGGAGCGTGGCGGCCTCGACTACGCGCGGGCGTTGATCGAGGGCGTCAAGGACCTGATCGAGGCCGATGGCGGCGCGCTCGCCCGGCTCACCGCCGCCGCCGACACCTACGCTCGCCTCGCCGACGAGATGCTGGCCGAGCACTTCTCCGCCTCGCTGAGCCGGCTCGATCAGGTCCGCCCAGGCTTGATCTTCTCGCACCGGCGCGACGCCGAGCGCTACCTGGAACAGGCCCGGGAGGATCTGCGGGGCTCCTGCGTCCTGCGCATCCGCGCCGTGGCCGCCCGGGAGGGGGCCGAGCTGCTGCGCCGGGTCTCGGCCAGCCTCGGCGCCCGGACCGGGCGCGACCCGGAGACCGGCGCCGCCCGCTACGACGGCCTGCTCGGCGCCCTGAACCAGGGCCACGAGGATGTGGGTCGACTGATGCGCGAGCTGCGCCTCGACATCGCCGAGATCCGCAACGCCATCGAGCGCCCCTCGGGCGGTACCTTCCTGGTCCTGCCCTCCGGCGACCTACCGGACAAGATCGCGGTCGCCCCGGCCGAGCAGCTCGCCTGGGCCCGCGAGGCATTCCGCGCCTATGGCGGGTCACGCGCGATCTTCGCGCTGCTGCGCGAGGAGGAGCCCCGGGCCGACCTGCTCAACGCCGTGCGCGAGATGGCCCGGTGCCGACTCGGGCCGCACCGCGCCCGCATCCCGTCGGCGCTCGACGCCCTGCGCGAATTGCCGCCCGCAAAGCAGCGCGAGACGCTGGAGCTGATGCTGCTGCGCTGCATGCCGTGGATCTACGCGCGGTTCGACGCCTTCAGCCCGGGCGGCGACCAGTTCAAGACGATCCTGGCGGTGGAAGGCTCGCGTGCCTTCCAGGCGGAATTCGGCCCGATCCTGCGGGCGAGCCTGCCGCCGGTGCTGGGCGCCGGAGAGATCGGCTTTCTCGAATCGAGCCAGCGGGGCCGCATCGTCTGCTACTGCGAGCTGTCGGGCGTACCGCTCGACGTGCTCGGTCCCCTACGCCGCGATTGGCGGACCGCCTACGCGCAGGAGCTGGACCGCCTCGACGCGATTCCGCTCCACAATCACAAGGACTATCTTCGCTTCCCGGACCCGGTTGCCCCCTCGGCCGAAGAATCGGATGCCCTGCGCGAGACCCTGTCGCTGTTCCTTCGCGCCGTCTGCCTCGGCCTGCTCCAGCGGGCGCCGGAGACGGGGCTGTGGCGCTTCGCGTTCGAGCCCGGCGACTGGCGCAGCGTCGGGTCCGAGCGGACCCTCAGGCGCAAGCTGTTCGACAGGGTCCAGCGCGCAGCGATCGAGGCCCAGCTCGCCGAGGCCGAGGCGGCCCTGTCTCCGGTCCAGAACCTCGCGATGGCGGCCCTGTTCGCCTGGACCGCCAAACGGGCCTACGCACCGCGGCGGGAGACAGTGAACTTCGACGCCGAGGCCAGGGTCGGCGGCGTCGGCAATGCCGTCGCGGCGTCGCTTGCCCTACGCTGGCGACAGGCCGCCGTTGAGGCCGGCGGCCTGCCGGTGGATCCGGACCGGTTGTTCGACACGCTGCTCGCCCGGGTCGAGGACTGGACCAAACCGATCTCGGGGAGCCTCTCCGACGTGTCGGCCGAAGAGGCCAACCGCGACCCGTCCGATCCGCCGGCCCTGCGGGCCGTGGACAAGCGGGTGATCGAGCCGGCCGCCTTCACGACCGAGGCCCTGCTGCGCCTCGCGAGCCCGGCCGCGCCCGCCCCGCCGCCACCGCCGATCAATCTCTTCTACGTCTACCGAGACACGGTCGAAGGCCCGTTCCCGCTGGCCGAACTCGTCGCGCAGGCGCGCACAGGCACCCTGAGCGCTACCACCCAGATCCACCCGCAGGGAGGCGCCTGGATCGCCGCCGGGGACCACCCGGCGCTCGCCCCGCTCCTGGCTCCGCCCCCGCCTCCACCTCCGGTCCGCTGA
- the miaA gene encoding tRNA (adenosine(37)-N6)-dimethylallyltransferase MiaA has product MEAGGRPAAILIAGPTASGKSALAARLAQRHGGVVINTDSMQVYGDLRRLTARPAPDEEARVPHRLYGHVDGAVNYSAGQFSRDAAALLATLDGRLPIFVGGTGLYFRALEQGFSELPPVPEAVRMQVRSEAEGRPTEALHADLARHDPDGAMRLRPSDRMRVMRALEIFLATGRPIASFYGDPVPGPLAGQSLERLFLAPDRTVLRTRIDARFRTMVAEGALDEVSRLRARKLDPMLPVMRAHGVPGLIAHLDGALDLEAAIARGQADTRAYAKRQVTWFRHQMGTGWRWLDPDAAAEL; this is encoded by the coding sequence ATGGAGGCCGGGGGGCGCCCGGCGGCGATCCTCATCGCAGGGCCTACCGCGTCGGGCAAGTCAGCGCTGGCCGCCCGGCTGGCGCAGCGCCACGGCGGCGTCGTGATCAACACCGATTCCATGCAGGTCTACGGCGACCTGCGCCGGCTCACCGCCCGGCCCGCCCCCGACGAGGAGGCGCGGGTGCCCCACCGGCTCTACGGCCATGTCGACGGGGCCGTGAACTACTCGGCGGGGCAGTTCTCCCGGGATGCCGCCGCCCTCCTGGCGACGCTCGACGGCCGGCTGCCGATCTTCGTCGGCGGCACCGGCCTGTATTTTCGGGCCCTGGAACAGGGGTTTTCGGAGTTGCCACCGGTGCCGGAGGCGGTACGCATGCAGGTGCGCAGCGAGGCCGAGGGCCGCCCGACCGAGGCCCTGCACGCCGATCTCGCCCGTCATGACCCCGACGGCGCGATGCGCCTGCGCCCGAGCGACCGGATGCGGGTGATGCGTGCCCTGGAGATCTTTTTGGCCACCGGCCGCCCAATCGCCAGTTTTTACGGCGACCCCGTGCCTGGGCCGCTGGCCGGCCAAAGCCTCGAGAGGCTTTTTCTGGCGCCTGACCGCACGGTCCTGCGCACCCGTATCGACGCCCGCTTCCGCACGATGGTCGCCGAAGGAGCCCTGGACGAGGTTTCTCGCCTGCGCGCCCGCAAGCTCGATCCCATGCTTCCGGTGATGCGCGCTCACGGTGTGCCGGGACTGATCGCCCATCTCGACGGGGCATTGGATCTTGAGGCCGCGATCGCCCGGGGCCAGGCCGACACGCGGGCCTACGCCAAGCGGCAGGTCACATGGTTCCGTCACCAGATGGGGACTGGATGGCGCTGGCTGGACCCGGATGCGGCAGCTGAACTGTGA
- the serB gene encoding phosphoserine phosphatase SerB: MLVAVLIANPARPSITDAVLAEARAVLGTEHPPRILHGDVAAEILVPGDPTDAGALTERLRIALSGEPIDLAVLPADAHRRKRLFLADMDSTMIEQECIDELAGTLGLKDHVAAITERAMRGEIAFEPALRERVALLKNIPVAAVDGLITEQLSLTPGGTTLVRTMRAHGARTCLVSGGFTLFTGPIAKMIGFEEHRANVLGVADERLTGVVVDPIVGKAEKRAALIELRDGLGLSPAETLAVGDGANDLDMLDEAGLGVAFRAKPAVAAAARVRIERGDLTALLYLQGFAVAEFVV; encoded by the coding sequence ATGCTGGTCGCGGTCCTGATAGCAAACCCGGCTCGGCCGTCCATCACCGACGCGGTGCTGGCTGAGGCGCGCGCCGTGCTCGGGACGGAGCATCCGCCGCGGATCCTGCACGGAGATGTCGCCGCCGAGATCCTGGTGCCGGGCGATCCCACCGACGCCGGTGCCCTCACGGAGCGGCTGCGGATCGCGCTCTCCGGCGAGCCGATCGACCTCGCCGTGCTGCCGGCCGATGCGCATCGGCGCAAGCGCCTGTTCCTGGCCGACATGGATTCGACCATGATCGAGCAGGAATGCATCGACGAGCTCGCCGGAACGCTGGGCCTCAAGGATCATGTCGCGGCGATCACCGAGCGGGCGATGCGGGGCGAGATCGCGTTCGAGCCGGCTTTGCGCGAGCGCGTGGCGCTCCTGAAGAACATCCCGGTCGCCGCGGTGGACGGGCTGATCACCGAGCAACTCAGCCTCACCCCGGGCGGGACGACGCTGGTGCGTACGATGCGCGCGCACGGTGCCCGGACCTGCCTGGTCTCGGGGGGCTTCACCCTGTTCACCGGGCCGATCGCCAAGATGATCGGGTTCGAGGAGCACCGGGCCAACGTGCTCGGCGTCGCGGACGAGCGGCTCACCGGGGTGGTGGTGGATCCGATCGTCGGCAAGGCCGAGAAGCGCGCGGCGCTCATCGAGTTGCGCGATGGCCTCGGGCTCAGCCCCGCCGAGACCCTGGCGGTCGGTGACGGCGCCAACGACCTCGACATGCTGGACGAGGCCGGCCTCGGTGTGGCCTTCCGGGCCAAGCCTGCGGTCGCGGCCGCCGCCCGGGTCCGGATCGAGCGCGGCGACCTCACCGCGCTGCTGTACCTGCAGGGCTTCGCGGTGGCCGAGTTCGTGGTTTGA
- a CDS encoding Do family serine endopeptidase: protein MHPVVSAPRASFGRAQAQPRSRTRSFMAAILVGASFATASLPVTAFAKGPASLADLADQVTDAVVNISASTTVDARSSRTMPQLPPGTPFEDLFEEFFNRRGGKGGDKGGERGDNDSPRQQRKSNSLGSGFIIDTSGIVVTNNHVIGDANDIQVILHDGTKLKAEIIGKDSKIDLAVLRVKPTAERPLKAVPFGKSDTMRPGDWVIAIGNPFGLGGSVSAGIVSARGRNIESGPYDNYIQTDAAINKGNSGGPLFNMDGEVIGINTAILSPTGGSVGIGFAVPSDTAKPVIDQLRDFGEVRRGWLGVRIQNVDDATAEALNLKGGARGALVAGVDEKGPAKTAGIDVGDVILKFNGAPVKASADLPRIVASTPVGQKVDVVVVRKGEELTKPVTLGRLEDTDKPQLANLRQPEAESTTRQALGLNLSGITDELRKKYSIKDTVKGVVVTRVDPNSTAADKRIQPGEVIVEVGQEAVSTPAEVSKRVDALKKDGRKSVLLLVASATGDVRFVAIGLE, encoded by the coding sequence ATGCACCCCGTCGTGAGCGCCCCCCGGGCGTCCTTCGGCCGCGCGCAGGCGCAGCCCCGTTCCCGCACCCGCTCGTTCATGGCGGCGATCCTGGTCGGCGCCTCGTTCGCGACGGCGTCCCTTCCGGTCACGGCCTTCGCCAAGGGCCCGGCCTCGCTGGCCGACCTTGCCGATCAGGTCACCGACGCGGTGGTCAACATCTCCGCCTCTACCACGGTCGATGCGCGCAGCAGCCGCACCATGCCGCAGCTGCCGCCGGGCACGCCCTTCGAGGACCTGTTCGAGGAGTTCTTCAACCGCCGCGGCGGCAAGGGCGGTGACAAGGGTGGCGAGCGGGGCGACAACGACTCGCCGCGCCAGCAGCGCAAGTCGAACTCCCTTGGCTCCGGCTTCATCATCGACACGTCCGGCATCGTGGTGACCAACAATCACGTCATCGGCGACGCCAACGACATCCAGGTGATCCTGCACGACGGCACCAAGCTGAAGGCCGAGATCATCGGCAAGGACTCGAAGATCGACCTGGCGGTGCTGCGGGTGAAGCCCACTGCCGAGCGCCCGCTGAAGGCAGTCCCGTTCGGCAAGTCCGACACGATGCGCCCGGGCGACTGGGTAATCGCCATCGGCAACCCGTTCGGCCTCGGCGGCTCGGTCTCGGCCGGCATCGTCTCGGCGCGCGGCCGGAACATCGAGTCCGGTCCCTACGACAACTACATTCAGACTGACGCGGCCATCAACAAGGGCAATTCCGGCGGCCCGCTGTTCAACATGGACGGCGAGGTGATCGGCATCAACACGGCGATCCTGTCGCCCACCGGCGGCTCGGTGGGCATTGGCTTCGCGGTGCCGTCGGATACGGCCAAGCCCGTGATCGACCAGTTGCGCGACTTCGGCGAGGTCCGCCGCGGCTGGCTCGGCGTTCGCATCCAGAATGTCGACGACGCCACCGCGGAGGCGCTCAACCTGAAGGGCGGCGCGCGTGGCGCCCTGGTGGCCGGCGTCGACGAGAAGGGTCCGGCCAAGACCGCTGGAATCGACGTCGGCGACGTCATCCTGAAGTTCAACGGCGCCCCGGTGAAGGCGTCGGCCGACCTGCCCCGGATCGTTGCGTCGACGCCCGTGGGGCAAAAGGTCGACGTGGTCGTGGTCCGCAAGGGCGAGGAGCTGACCAAGCCGGTCACGCTCGGCCGGCTCGAGGACACCGACAAGCCGCAGCTCGCCAACCTGCGCCAGCCCGAAGCCGAGAGCACGACCCGTCAGGCTCTGGGGCTGAACCTCTCCGGCATCACCGATGAGTTGCGCAAGAAGTACTCCATCAAGGACACCGTGAAGGGCGTGGTCGTCACGCGCGTCGATCCGAACTCGACGGCCGCCGACAAGCGTATCCAGCCCGGCGAAGTCATCGTCGAGGTCGGCCAGGAGGCGGTCAGCACGCCCGCCGAGGTGTCCAAGCGGGTCGACGCCTTGAAGAAAGACGGCCGCAAGTCCGTCCTGCTGTTGGTTGCGAGCGCCACCGGCGATGTGCGCTTCGTGGCGATCGGGCTCGAGTAA
- the hflC gene encoding protease modulator HflC, whose amino-acid sequence MKQALRTGLIAIAAIVAIGLYASIFTVGQMQQALVLQFGRVRAVLNATGEEKPGLYFKVPFVENVVIFDKRVLDLDLPVQTVLTADRQNLEVDAFARYRILDPLRFYQAVGNIGLANQRLASFTNSGLRNVLARSTRDAIVKTERGQLMHQIQEDVNRQAKALGIEIVDLRMTRVDLPAQNSAAVYKRMKTEREREAADIRANGDQSAATIRAKADREVTVILAEATQKSEQLRGQGDADKNRILAEAFGKDPDFFSFYRSMQAYETGLKGSDTRLVISPSSDFFRYFSDPQGRATASAPRTPRGPTDPTASTGATR is encoded by the coding sequence ATGAAACAGGCTCTCCGCACCGGCCTGATCGCCATCGCGGCGATCGTCGCAATCGGGCTCTATGCCTCGATCTTCACCGTCGGCCAGATGCAGCAGGCCCTCGTCCTGCAATTCGGCCGCGTCCGCGCGGTGCTCAACGCTACCGGCGAGGAAAAGCCCGGCCTCTACTTCAAAGTGCCGTTCGTCGAGAACGTCGTGATCTTCGACAAGCGCGTGCTCGACCTCGACCTGCCGGTGCAGACGGTGCTCACCGCCGACCGGCAGAACCTCGAGGTGGACGCCTTCGCGCGCTACCGCATCCTGGATCCGCTGCGCTTCTACCAGGCGGTGGGCAATATCGGGCTCGCCAACCAGCGGCTCGCCAGCTTCACCAATTCCGGCCTGCGCAACGTGCTCGCTCGCTCGACCCGCGACGCTATCGTCAAGACCGAGCGCGGCCAGCTGATGCACCAGATCCAAGAGGACGTGAATCGGCAGGCCAAGGCGCTGGGCATCGAGATCGTCGACCTGCGCATGACCCGGGTGGACCTGCCCGCGCAGAACTCGGCTGCCGTCTACAAGCGGATGAAGACCGAGCGTGAGCGCGAGGCCGCCGACATCCGCGCCAACGGCGACCAGAGCGCCGCCACGATCCGCGCCAAGGCCGACCGCGAGGTCACCGTGATCCTCGCCGAAGCGACGCAAAAGTCCGAGCAACTGCGCGGCCAGGGCGACGCCGACAAGAACCGGATCCTCGCAGAGGCATTCGGCAAGGACCCGGACTTCTTCAGCTTCTACCGCTCGATGCAGGCCTACGAGACTGGTCTGAAGGGCTCCGACACGCGACTGGTGATCAGCCCCAGCTCGGACTTCTTCCGCTACTTCAGCGACCCGCAGGGCCGGGCGACGGCTTCGGCACCGCGCACGCCGCGCGGGCCCACGGACCCGACCGCTTCGACGGGCGCGACGCGCTGA
- the hflK gene encoding FtsH protease activity modulator HflK, whose amino-acid sequence MLWSNQSGGGGGGPWGRPGGNGGGPWGNGGGGKTPPNLEDLLRRGQDRLRGLIPGGGNSNNGYGGGGPSGIGGGRSAVVIAGLAVAVWLATGFYTVYPRQVGIETIFGRYVGTKGEGLRYNFPYPIGGVVKPDVGSQNSIQIGFRAGPGSQGRNRDVPDESLILTGDENIVDLDFEVQWRINPLKASDFVFNLQNPEGTIKAISESAMREVIGRRNIQAILTNEQSSIAQEVKEMVQKALDEYGAGVRIEVVQLVSVNPPPEVRPAFIDVNAAQQDADTAQNEAKTYASREVPQARGRASQIFQQAEAYRTKATADATGQAARFSEVYASYKAAPAISRERLFLETMEKVLGSVNKVIIDQNGAQPGSGAAAGVLPVLPLTEFGARAQSPATTGAAR is encoded by the coding sequence ATGCTTTGGAGCAATCAGAGCGGCGGTGGCGGCGGCGGCCCGTGGGGTCGGCCTGGCGGCAACGGCGGCGGCCCGTGGGGTAACGGCGGCGGCGGCAAGACCCCGCCCAACCTTGAGGACCTGCTCCGGCGCGGGCAGGACCGCCTGCGCGGCCTGATCCCGGGCGGCGGCAACAGCAACAACGGCTATGGCGGCGGAGGCCCGAGCGGCATCGGCGGCGGCCGCAGCGCCGTGGTGATCGCGGGGCTCGCGGTTGCGGTCTGGCTCGCCACCGGCTTCTACACCGTCTACCCGCGCCAGGTCGGCATCGAGACGATCTTCGGCCGCTACGTCGGCACCAAGGGCGAGGGCCTGCGCTACAATTTCCCCTATCCGATCGGCGGCGTGGTCAAGCCGGATGTCGGTTCCCAGAACTCGATCCAGATCGGATTCCGCGCCGGGCCCGGCAGCCAGGGCCGCAACCGCGACGTGCCGGACGAGAGCCTGATCCTCACCGGCGACGAGAACATCGTCGATCTCGACTTCGAGGTGCAGTGGCGGATCAACCCGCTCAAGGCCTCCGACTTCGTGTTCAACCTCCAGAATCCCGAGGGCACCATCAAGGCGATCTCCGAGAGCGCGATGCGTGAGGTGATCGGCCGCCGCAACATCCAGGCGATCCTGACCAACGAGCAGTCGAGCATCGCTCAGGAGGTGAAGGAGATGGTCCAGAAGGCGCTGGACGAGTACGGCGCCGGGGTGCGGATCGAAGTGGTGCAGCTCGTCTCGGTGAACCCGCCGCCGGAAGTCCGGCCGGCCTTCATCGACGTGAACGCCGCCCAGCAGGACGCCGACACGGCACAAAACGAAGCCAAGACCTACGCCAGCCGCGAAGTGCCGCAGGCAAGGGGCCGGGCGTCGCAGATCTTCCAGCAGGCCGAGGCCTACCGGACGAAGGCGACGGCCGACGCAACCGGCCAGGCCGCGCGCTTCAGCGAGGTTTACGCCTCCTACAAGGCCGCCCCGGCCATCAGCCGCGAGCGGCTCTTCCTGGAGACGATGGAGAAGGTCCTGGGCTCCGTGAACAAGGTGATCATCGACCAGAACGGCGCACAGCCGGGCTCGGGCGCCGCGGCAGGCGTCCTGCCGGTGCTGCCCCTCACCGAGTTCGGGGCCCGCGCCCAGTCCCCGGCCACCACGGGAGCCGCCCGATGA
- a CDS encoding dihydrofolate reductase: MSTTISLVAAIARNGVIGRDNGLAWQLSSDLKRFKALTMGKPMLMGRRTWASIGRPLPGRRTLVLTRDRSFRAEGTEVVHDWDAAAEAAAAPELMVVGGAEIYALALPHADTLHLTEVEAEPEGDVRFPAFDRTAFRETFREAHLAGPRDEHAFAYVDWARIR; the protein is encoded by the coding sequence ATGAGCACGACCATCTCGCTGGTCGCCGCGATCGCCCGCAACGGCGTGATCGGCCGCGACAACGGGCTCGCCTGGCAGCTGTCCAGCGACCTGAAGCGGTTCAAGGCCCTGACCATGGGCAAGCCGATGCTGATGGGCCGACGGACCTGGGCCTCGATCGGCCGTCCGCTTCCGGGCCGCCGCACCCTGGTGCTCACCAGGGATCGCAGCTTCCGCGCCGAGGGCACCGAGGTGGTCCACGATTGGGATGCCGCCGCGGAGGCCGCGGCTGCGCCGGAGCTCATGGTCGTGGGCGGGGCGGAGATCTACGCTCTGGCCCTGCCCCACGCCGACACGCTCCACCTGACGGAGGTCGAGGCCGAGCCGGAGGGCGACGTGCGCTTCCCCGCCTTCGATCGCACCGCGTTCCGCGAGACGTTTCGCGAGGCGCACCTGGCCGGCCCGCGCGACGAGCACGCCTTCGCGTACGTCGATTGGGCGCGTATCCGCTGA
- a CDS encoding thymidylate synthase, with translation MDAYHNLLRRILDEGVAKDDRTGTGTISVFGHQMRFDLSAGFPLVTTKRLHLRSIIHELLWFLTGDTNVAALRANGVTIWDEWADEHGDLGPVYGRQWRSWAKPDGGSVDQIAWVLEEIRRNPDSRRLIVSAWNPADLDRMALAPCHCLFQFYVSDGRLSCQLYQRSADAFLGVPFNIASYALLTHMIAQVTGLGVGDFVHTFGDAHLYRNHMEQTRILLDRAPRPLPQVRLNPEVRDLFAFRYEDIAIENYDPHPAISAPVAV, from the coding sequence ATGGACGCCTATCACAACCTGTTGCGGCGCATCCTCGACGAGGGCGTGGCCAAGGACGACCGCACCGGCACCGGGACGATCTCGGTGTTCGGCCACCAGATGCGCTTCGATCTGTCCGCAGGCTTCCCGCTGGTCACCACGAAGCGGCTGCACCTGCGCTCGATCATCCACGAGTTGCTCTGGTTTCTGACCGGCGACACCAACGTGGCCGCCCTGCGGGCCAACGGCGTGACCATATGGGACGAGTGGGCCGACGAGCACGGCGACCTCGGCCCGGTCTACGGCCGGCAATGGCGCTCCTGGGCCAAGCCCGACGGCGGCAGCGTCGACCAGATCGCCTGGGTGCTTGAGGAGATCCGACGCAATCCCGATTCCCGCCGCCTGATCGTCTCGGCTTGGAACCCTGCCGACCTCGACCGGATGGCCTTGGCCCCCTGCCACTGCCTGTTCCAGTTCTACGTGAGCGACGGTCGCCTCTCCTGCCAGCTCTACCAGCGCTCGGCCGACGCCTTCCTGGGCGTGCCGTTCAACATCGCCAGCTACGCGCTCCTGACCCACATGATCGCCCAGGTGACCGGACTCGGGGTCGGCGACTTCGTCCACACCTTCGGCGACGCGCATCTCTACCGGAACCACATGGAGCAGACCCGGATCCTGCTGGACCGGGCGCCACGCCCACTGCCGCAGGTGCGGCTCAACCCGGAGGTCCGCGACCTGTTCGCCTTCCGGTACGAAGACATCGCCATCGAGAACTACGACCCGCACCCGGCCATCTCGGCCCCGGTGGCGGTATGA